The following nucleotide sequence is from Alteromonas sp. V450.
TGTCGTCAATAAGTGCATTTATTCTATCTCTTGCGAGTAGCTTGCCCCGTGACAAGTGACGCTGAGCAGCCTGTGCTCCACCACCTTCTGAAATCTTCGCTATTTTTTCTTTTAAATCGTTCACCTGAGTTTGCATATGCTCACTGTTGGTTTTGAACGTGTCAGATTTAGTATTTATTTTTGAGCTAAGAACGGGCATAACCCCTCCTTGTTGATGAATTCAAGACACACATCTATTGCGTCTTTTACCTATCTAGACACCCAAGTTAAGGTTAATGGATGCGTGGGTGTCTTGATAAACGTTGTACTACTATTGAGTGGGTGTCTTGGTAAACGAGTTGCGGTAATAATTCCAAGACACCCAAACTGCGACTATCTAGATTCGTTGAATAATTCTCGCCCGATAAGCATTCTTCTGATTTCCGACGTTCCCGCACCAATTTCGTACAGCTTGGCATCTCGAAGTAAACGGCCAGTAGGATACTCATTGATGTAGCCATTGCCCCCAAGTAACTGTATAGCGTCTAATGCCATTTTTGTTGCTAACTCTGCCGAGTATAAAATAGCACCGGCGGCGTCTTTTCGCGTTGTTTCACCTCTATCACAAGATCTAGCGACAGCGTAAACATAAGCTCTCGCAGCATTCATCTGAGTATACATATCCGCAACTTTGCCCTGAACCAACTGGAACTGACCGATGGACTGGCCAAACTGTTGTCTATCGTGAATATAAGGAACAACGATATCCATGCATGCCTGCATAATACCGAGAGGCCCTCCCGATAGAACGAGACGTTCGTAGTCGAGGCCGCTCATTAACACCTTGACGCCTTCTCCCTCGTTGCCCAGCACATTTTCCGCTGGCACCTCACAGTCTTCGAACACTAGTTCACACGTGTTTGAAGAACGCATTCCTAGCTTGTCTAATTTTTGTGCTCGACTAAACCCAGGGAAGTCACGCTCTACTAAAAATGCAGTAATCCCTTTCGGCCCTGCATTGGGGTCTGTTTTGGCGTAAATAACAAAAGTATGGGCATCGGGGCCGTTGGTGATCCACATTTTGTTTCCGTTAAGGATATAGGTATCGCCTCGTCTCTCTGCTCGCAATTTCATACTTACAACATCAGAACCCGCATTTGGCTCACTCATTGCTAGTGCCCCAATATGCTCACCAGTGACAAGTTTAGGTAGGTACTTTTCTCGTTGAGCCTCATTACCATTTTTGTATATTTGGTTTACACACAAATTTGAATGTGCTCCATAACTCAATCCAATACCGCCAGATGCTCTGCTCACTTCTTCCATTGCAATAGTGTGAGCGAGATACCCCATATCGGAACCGCCATATTCCTCTGATACCGTGACACCCAATAGACCCATATCGCCGAGTTTTTTCCATAATTGGTTCGGAAACTGGTTTTCTTCGTCTGCTTTCGTTGCGATAGGCGCAATCTCGTTCTGTGCGAATTGATAAACTTGGTCTCTCAGCATTTCGATATCTTCGCCAAGTCCAAAATTTAAAGTAGGGTAAGAGGTGTTCATACAATTTTTCCTCGGTTTAATTCTGCCAATTCTTCTCTACACCGAGCTTCTACATCATCTAGCTCGGCCATTAACATTTGGATGTCTTCTAATTGCTGTTCCAGTACAGCGCGCTTTTGTTTACTCATGTTGAGCATTGTTTCTAGCTGTACTGCTGAATTTGGATTGCTGTCGTACATGTCGAAGAGCGTTTTAACCTCTGCAAGAGAGAAGCCCAGACGTTTACCGCGTAATATCAGTTTTAACCTTACGCGATCTTTATTAAGGTAAACTCTGTTCTGCCCGGTTCTCGTTGGCGACATAAGGCCTTGCTCCTCATAAAACCTTATAGAACGCGGCGTTATGTCAAATTCTCTCGCTAATTCGCCTATAGCGTAAGTTGGTTCCTTCTCGCACTTGTTCATTGCTTGTACCTTTTCAGCGCCGTATCTAACACCTCAGCTCTAGCATGGGTGTCTTTGTAATTTGGGTTATGTAATCATGATTTGTGGTGCTTAACATCGGCGGCACCAACGATTGCCGAATTATTGGCATAGTGCCTTTTGTTTCATGCCGTAGTGTTAAGTTGACACACACAAAATACAGGTTTACGTTAACGTTAATTACATTTTACGTTAAGGTAAAGTAACATTTTCCTAACGTCAATTTTTCAAAGTGGCAACGCGCTTTTGTATTTTTAATGGGTGTCTAGATTTGTATACATCTTTGACGATGCTGTGAGCGAACCAAATGAAATTAAATATCTAGGGGGTTTTATGAGTGGTAATTCAGTTGTTATTGTTTCGGCTAAACGCACACCAATGGGGGGATTCAATGGTAGTTTGTCTTCGTTGAAAGCAACACAGCTCGGTGAAGTAGCTATAAGTGCGGCATGTTCAGAGCTAGATGTCTCTCACGTTGATGAAGTCATCCTGGGTTGCGTGTTACCTGCAGGCCTGGGTCAGTCACCAGCTCGACAAGCGAGTTTGGGGGCAGGTTTGCCCCTGAGCGCAGGCGTTACCACAATAAACAAGGTGTGCGGATCGGGCTTAAAGTCAGTCATGATGGCTCACGATTTAATTAAAGCGGGTAGTGCAGAGGTTGTTGTAGCCGGTGGCATGGAAAGCATGAGCAATGCGCCCTATATGTTGCCTAAAGCTCGCACAGGATACCGCATGGGTCATGGTCAGGTCGTTGACCACATGATGCTTGATGGGTTAGAAAATGCTTACGATGGCAAGGCCATGGGATGTTTTGCTCAAGATACGGCAGATGCAGAAAATATTACTCGTGGGAAGATGGATGATTTCGCATTAAGTTCATTATCAAAAGCGCATGATGCGATAAATACAGGCACTTTTGCCGATGAGATTGTACCGGTAACGGTTACGTCACGTAAGGGTGATACTATTATCGATACAGATGAAGGCCCAGGCTCTGCTCGACCAGAAAAAATACCTACATTGCGACCTGCTTTCAAAAAAGATGGTACGGTTACAGCGGCGAACTCTAGCTCAATATCAGACGGTGCTGCGGCACTCGTTGTTATGAGTGAAGAAAAAGCAGCGGCTCTGGGAATGGCGCCCCTCGCGAAAATAGTAGCCCATTCAACGCATGCTATAGAGCCCGAAAATTTCACTGTTGCACCGGTAGGCGCGATGGAAAAAGTACTTGAAAAGGCGGGGTGGGTAAAAGAAGAAGTAGATCTTTTTGAGATCAATGAAGCATTTGCAATGGTCACGATGCTAGCCATCGCTAAACTTGGTTTAGATGAGACCAAAGTTAATGTGAAAGGAGGTGCATGCGCATTAGGCCATCCCATTGGTGCTTCAGGGGCTCGTATACTGGTCACACTTATTCATGCGCTTAAGCAACGTAATGGTAAAAAAGGAATTGCTTCTCTTTGTATCGGTGGAGGAGAAGGTGTTGCGGTGGCAATAGAGATGCTTTAGTTTGTTTCGTGTAAGCAATAATAAAATAAATGTAATTTAACCAGAAAGCGGTCCAATGCTGCGACCGCTTGTGTTTAAATAAAAAGAAAAGTCTTACATATGAATAAGAAAGTTATCACCCTCAGTTTTGCCTTAGTCCTAGGCGCTTGTTCAACAACGACAAAAAATATTGGCGGTAAGTCGAATCAACCTGGTCAAATAAAACCCGTACGGGAGTCTTCCGCAACAGCAGAATACGGGACTCGCGAAGAAAACGTGATCATGAGCAGCGTTGTGGGCCGAACCCAAATTCCCTATAGCGATTTGCAAGCGCTCCCTACATCAACGAAAAGTTCATCGTTTAGTTATGGTGACGATCCTCTGCAATTTGTTTCCGTTTGGAATGCGAAGAAAACAGCAGGTAACGAGAATAGGACTGATCAAGCTGTTATTTTTGTGCATGGCGGATGTTGGCTAAATGCATTTGACTTGACGCACGCCGAAGGCCTTTATCATGCACTTTCCGAACGAGGTGTGGGTGTCTATGCAATTGAGTACCGCCGTACGGGTGATGAAGGGGGCGGTTGGCCTGGAAGTGCTATGGATGTCTCGTTAGCAATCGACGCATCTCTTAAGCACATTGCAAAAGAAAAACGATACCAGCAGGTTTCAGTTATTGGTCATTCTGCCGGTGGACATTTAGCACTTTTGGCCGGCCAAACAGTAAATCCACCTAAGGGTGTCTCGCTAAATACCATCATAGGCCTTGCAGCTATAACTGACGTGAAGAAGTACGCGTTGGGTAGCAATAGT
It contains:
- a CDS encoding MerR family DNA-binding transcriptional regulator; its protein translation is MNKCEKEPTYAIGELAREFDITPRSIRFYEEQGLMSPTRTGQNRVYLNKDRVRLKLILRGKRLGFSLAEVKTLFDMYDSNPNSAVQLETMLNMSKQKRAVLEQQLEDIQMLMAELDDVEARCREELAELNRGKIV
- a CDS encoding S9 family peptidase is translated as MNKKVITLSFALVLGACSTTTKNIGGKSNQPGQIKPVRESSATAEYGTREENVIMSSVVGRTQIPYSDLQALPTSTKSSSFSYGDDPLQFVSVWNAKKTAGNENRTDQAVIFVHGGCWLNAFDLTHAEGLYHALSERGVGVYAIEYRRTGDEGGGWPGSAMDVSLAIDASLKHIAKEKRYQQVSVIGHSAGGHLALLAGQTVNPPKGVSLNTIIGLAAITDVKKYALGSNSCQTATPHFMGGEPKELADEYKNATPHAADIAFSILLMQGTSDSIVPVEHAFMSGATTITVENGGHFDWLHPDSTSFNALFEVLSKNDE
- a CDS encoding isovaleryl-CoA dehydrogenase, whose protein sequence is MNTSYPTLNFGLGEDIEMLRDQVYQFAQNEIAPIATKADEENQFPNQLWKKLGDMGLLGVTVSEEYGGSDMGYLAHTIAMEEVSRASGGIGLSYGAHSNLCVNQIYKNGNEAQREKYLPKLVTGEHIGALAMSEPNAGSDVVSMKLRAERRGDTYILNGNKMWITNGPDAHTFVIYAKTDPNAGPKGITAFLVERDFPGFSRAQKLDKLGMRSSNTCELVFEDCEVPAENVLGNEGEGVKVLMSGLDYERLVLSGGPLGIMQACMDIVVPYIHDRQQFGQSIGQFQLVQGKVADMYTQMNAARAYVYAVARSCDRGETTRKDAAGAILYSAELATKMALDAIQLLGGNGYINEYPTGRLLRDAKLYEIGAGTSEIRRMLIGRELFNESR
- a CDS encoding acetyl-CoA C-acyltransferase; the encoded protein is MSGNSVVIVSAKRTPMGGFNGSLSSLKATQLGEVAISAACSELDVSHVDEVILGCVLPAGLGQSPARQASLGAGLPLSAGVTTINKVCGSGLKSVMMAHDLIKAGSAEVVVAGGMESMSNAPYMLPKARTGYRMGHGQVVDHMMLDGLENAYDGKAMGCFAQDTADAENITRGKMDDFALSSLSKAHDAINTGTFADEIVPVTVTSRKGDTIIDTDEGPGSARPEKIPTLRPAFKKDGTVTAANSSSISDGAAALVVMSEEKAAALGMAPLAKIVAHSTHAIEPENFTVAPVGAMEKVLEKAGWVKEEVDLFEINEAFAMVTMLAIAKLGLDETKVNVKGGACALGHPIGASGARILVTLIHALKQRNGKKGIASLCIGGGEGVAVAIEML